CAACCCAACAAGCTGGTGCTGGACCAGGCCGTGCTGCGCTTCGAGCGCCCGATGAACACGGTGCAGACTGACCACGTGGACTGGGGGTTTCGCTCCACGTTCATGTACGGCATCGACTACCGCTACACCCTGGCCAAGGGCCTGGTGAGCGACCCGCTGCTGAAGAAAAACAACCTGTACGGCTTCGACCCTATCGAGCAGTATGTCACGCTCTACGTGCCGAAAGTGGCCCAGGGCCTGACCTTGCGGGTGGGCCGCTACATCTCGCCGCCCGACATCGAGGCCCAGCTCGCGCCCGACAACTACCTGTTCAGCCACTCGCTCACGTTCAGCTACGACCCGTTCACTTTCACCGGCGCGCTGGCCGCGCTGCGCCTCTCGCCCCAGGTGACCGTGGAGCTGGGTGCCCACGCCGGCAACGAGCTGGTGCCCTGGAGCGAATCGGCCAAGCTCAACGGCCAGGCTTTCGTGCGCTGGGTGGCCCGCAACAACAACAATTCCGTTTTCGGCGGCATCAATTCGCTGGGCGAGGGCAGCTACTCGAAGGACCACGACAACGTGCAGATGGTAGTGGCTACCTGGGGCCACCGCTTCGGCCCCCGCGTGCACATGATGACCGAGGCCTACTACCTCTGGCAGTACGACGCGCTGGCCGGCGGCACCGTCATCGACGGGCCGGATCAGCCCTGGGCCGGCTCCGGCGCGGGCGCCCTCATTCCGGGCCGCTCCAACTCGGTGGCGGCCGTCAATTACCTCCAGGTGCTGCTGTCCCCGACCAGCTACCTGTCCGTCCGCAACGATGTGCTGAACGACATCGACGGGCAACGCACGGGCAATAAAACGGTGTATTCGAGCCACACCATCGGCTACATCAAGCACTTCGCGGGCGGCCTATTTACGTTCCGGCCCGAGGTGCGCTACGACCACGCCTACGCGGACGGGCTGCGGGCCTACGACAAGGGCACCCGCCGCGACCAGCTCATCGGGGCGCTGGATTTGATTGCGCATTTCTAATCCGAGTAACCTCACCCCCGCGCCGGGCCTTTGTACATTCTTTCAACGCATATGCTTCTCAACATCTTCACCGCTGCCCTGCTCTTCGGCCTGGCCGTGCTGCTGGCCTGGCCCCTGGGCTGCTACATGGCCCGCGTGTACGCCGGCGAGCGCACCTGGCTGCACTTTCTTACCCCGCTGGAACGGGGCTTTTACCGCCTCGCCCGCCTCAACCCGGAGCAGGGCATGACCTGGCAGCGGTACACGCTGGCGCTGCTGGGCGTGAACGCCGTGTGGCTGGTCTGGGCCGTGCTGGTGCTGCTGGTGCAGGACAAGCTCCCCTTCTGGAACCCGGACCACATTCCGGCCATGAGCTTCCCGCAGGCCCTGCACACGGGCGTGAGCTTCCTCACCAGCACCAACGCCCAGCACTATTCGGGCGAAACCGGGGCCTCGTACTTCGCTCAGATGGCGGTGTTCACGTTCCTGCAGTTCGTGAGCGCGGGTACCAGCCTGGCCGCTGGCATTGCCGTGGTGCGGGCCCTGGGCGGGCGCGAATCGACCAACGTGGGCAACTTCTACCAGGATTTGGTGCGCTCCTGCGTGCTGATTCTGCTGCCGCTGTGCCTGGTGTTCTCGGTGCTGTTTCTGCTCACGGGCGTGCCGATGACGTTTGAGGGCGCGGCGGCCTACACCTCGCTCGAAGGCGCGGCCGGCACGGTGGCGCGGGGGCCGGTGGCGGCCCTGCTCGCTATCAAAGAGCTGGGCTCGAACGGGGCCGGCTTTTTCGGGCCGAACTGCGCGCACCCGTTCGAAACGCCCAACTTCGCGGCTTTCGCCCTGCACCACGTGGCTGTGCTGCTCACGCCGATGGCCTTCGTGTTTATGCTGGGCTACTACCTGCGGCAGCCGCGGTTTGCGCGCATGGTGTTCGGGGTGATGACGGCCGGACTGCTGCTGCTGTTAGTGCCGGCCGTCGCCGCCGAAATGCACGGCACGCCCTTCCTGAATGCGCTGGGCCTCGACCCGGCGGCGGCCGGCAACCTGGAGGGCAAGGAAATCCGCTTCGGCGTGTTCCATACCGCGTTCTATAATGCCTTCAACATGGCCATTCCGGCTGGTACGCTGGCGGGCGCGCAGGACAGCTTCGCACCCCTGGCCGGGGCCCCGTTCATGCTTCTGATGCAGATTGACGCCTTTTTTGGCGGCCTGGGCACGGGCTTCCTCAATTTCCTCATCTACCTCGTCATCGCCGCCTTCGTGGGCAGCCTGATGGTGGGCCGCACCCCCGAGCTGCTGGGCAAGAAGGTGGAAGCCCGCGAGATGCAGCTGGCCACGCTGGTGGCCGTGGCGCAGCCGGTAGTGGTGCTGGCCTGCACCGCGGTGGCCGCCTGGGTGTATCAGCGCACCCCCGACGCCGCCAACTCGCTGAAGTGGCTCGGTAATCCTGGCAGCCACGGCTTCACGGCCATGCTCTACGAGTTTGTTTCGGCCGCCGCGGGCAACGGCTCGGGCTACGGCTCGCTGGGCAGCAACACCCCGTTCTGGAACCTGGTGCCCTGCCTGGCCATGCTCAGCGGGCGCTTCGTGCCCATCATCGGGGCGCTGGTGCTGGGCGCGGGCCTGCGGGCCAAGCCCTACACGCCGCCAAGCGTGGGCGGCATCCGGCTCGAAAGCTTCACGTTTGCCGTGCTGCTGGTCGTGGTCATCGGCATTCTGGGGGCGCTGCTGTTTTTCCCGGCGCTGGCGCTGGGGCCCCTAGCCGAGTTTTTCGCCAATCGTTAATCCGTTTTACCCTTTCTTTCTGTTACGCTCATGATTCATTTGCTGCGTCCCGTGCTGCTAAGCGGCTTGTTGCTGCTCACGTTTGGCTTTGTGTTTCCGGGGGTGCTGTGGGCCATCGGCCGGCTGGTGCCGGGTACGGCGGCGGGTTCGCCGGTGGTCGTGCGGGGCCGGGTGGTGGGCTTCGAGCGCATCGGCCAGAAGTTCACGCAGGCCCGCTATTTCCACGGGCGCCCCTCGGCCGTGGACTACAACGCGGCCGCCACCGGTGCTTCCAACGCCGGCCCGTCCAACCCCGATTTTCAGGCTGCAGTGCGGGCCCGGCTCGACACCTTGCTGCGTCAAAACCCGGTTCTGCACCGCGGGCAGGTGCCTACGGAGCTGGTCACGGCCTCCGCTTCCGGCATCGACCCCGACCTTTCGCCGGCGGGCGCCTACGCGCAGGTGGCCCGAGTGGCCGCCGCCCGAAAGCTCCCGCCCGCGGAGGTGAAAACACTGGTGGATGCCTTAGTGGAGCAGCCGTGGCTGGGCTTTATGGGACCCGCCCACGTGAACGTGATCCGGCTGAACCTGGCGATGGACGCGCAACGGCCCTAGCGGCCCCGCCGGCCGCTGGCTTCGCCGCCCGCGCCGAGGGCGGCCAGGGTCAGCGGGCCTTCGTCGGCGTAGCTGAGGCGGGCGGTTTGGCCGGCGTCGAGCAGGTCCTGCACCAAGGCGCGGCCGTCGGTGGTGGTGGCCACCACCACGATGGGCCGCGCCGGCAGGGCCGCAAACAGCGCCCGCCGGTCGATTTCGGGCGGCAGCACGGCCGCGTACAGAATCAGCCGCTCGAACACCAGGTGGTTTTCGGCCAGCCAGCCCACGGCCGCCGCCGCGCCGTGCCCGTAGCCGAGCACCGTGACGGGCGTGCCCGCCGGGCAGTGCGCCCGGATGGCGTCGGTGAGGCCGTCGAGGTAGGCGGTCACGTCGGCCAAATCCTCGTCCACCGAATGCGGGGCAAACCACACGCCGAGGGCATCGAAGGACCGGTCGGAGGTTTCGGGGCGGGCGTGGCGCGAGAGGGCTTCGGGCAGAATAAGCAGGCGCTCGGGCGTGTCGAGGTTCACGAGCTGGGCGGCCAGGGCGGCCACGGGCTGGTCGTGCCCGTGCAGGCACACCCACAGGTGCTGGATGCCGGGCCCCTGCTCGCCGAGGCTGTAGTAATGGGCCGTGCGGGGCGTAACAAAGGTGTAAGGCAGCATTATCTTTTAGTGGTCAATGATTAGTGGTCAGTGATAACGATTAGTGCCCGGCTCGTGGCCGGCTCGTGGCCGTCATGCTCATCTGGCGTCCGCGTAGTCGAAGCATCTCTACCGCGCAACTAATTCAATCGTTGTTGTTGCTTGATTACTCTTGGGGTAGGCACGCTTCGACTGCGCTCTGCATGAGGGAACGGCCTTATTTATTCCTTTCTCATTTTCCATCTCTCATTGCTGCTTGCTCAGGCCGCGCTGCAGCCGCGTGGCCAGCGGGCCGATGGTGAGGCCCTGCCCGAGGATGGAAAACACGACCACCACGTAGGTGATACCCACCAGCAGCTCGCGCGGCATGGTGGGCGGCAGGCTCAGGGCCAGCGCCACGGAGATGCCCCCGCGCAGGCCGCCCCAGGTGAGCATGGCCAGGCTGAACTCGGAAAAAGCCCGCCGCCGCCGCAGAAAACTCAGCGGGATGCTCACCGACACGAGCCGGGCCAGCAGCACCAGTGCCACCACGGCCAGCCCTGCCGCCACGTACTGCCCGCTGATGCGCAGTACCAGCATTTCCAGGCCCATGAGCACGAACAGCAGGGCGTTGAGCACCATGTCAATCAGCTCCCAGAACTTGTCCACGTAGTCCTCCGTCTCGTCGGACATGGCCCGGCGGCCCTGCTGGCTGCCCACGATGAGGCCGGCCACGACCATGGCCAGTGGCCCCGACGTATGCAGCCGCGCCGCCAAAGCCGAGCCCCCCGTCACGATGGCCAGCGTGAGCAGCACTTCGACCTTGTAGTTGTTCACGTTACGCAGTAGCCGGAAGCCCGCGTAGCCGAGCAACGCGCCCAGCCCCAGCCCACCCGCCGCCTCGCGCAGCAGCAGGGCCAGGGCCTGAACGGGGTCGAAGGCCGCGGGCCCGGCCACGGCTACCGACAGCACCGTGGCAAACAGCACCACGCCCACCCCGTCGTTGAACAGCGACTCGCCCACGATTTCCGTTTCCAGGGCTTTGGGCAGGCCGGCTTTGGTGAGGATGCCGAGCACGGCCACCGGGTCGGTGGGCGAAATGAGGCTGCCAAACAACAGGCAGTAAATAAAATCGAGCGGCAGCCGGAACAGCGGCAGCACCAAATACAGCCCGCAGGCCACCATCAGGGTTGAAATGAGGGTGCCCAGCGTGGCCAGCAGCACCACCGGCGTGCGCTGCCGCCCCAGGCTGCGCGTGTCGAGCTGCATGGCCCCCGAAAACAGCAGAAAGCTCAGCATGTACTGCATCAGCACGGTATGAAAGTCGATGGTGCGCACCATCTCCACCACCCGTAGCACGGCCGGCACGCCCAGCCGCCCCAACCCCACCAGCCCCAGCGACGAGAGTAAGGTCAGCGCCATCAGCCCGATGGTGGGCGGCAGGCGCAGGAACCGGTGGTTGAGGTAGGCGAAAAAAGCCGCCACCACCAGCAGCAGCGAAAACGTGGAGTACAGCTCCATAAGCAGGTCGGCGGAGTAACTATTTTGCGAGCAGTCCAGCGCCCGAAGCAGGATGCTTGACGGCCCGTTTAAGGCTAGAAATAGGCTTTTTTAAAGCCCTTACACGCCCGGGCGCCCATCCGCATTCGGGGCCGGAGCCGCTGCCGCGCCGGGCCGCCGGTGCACGGTCGTGCGTTCCAGGGCGCCGTCGGTTTCGAGGCGGGGCGTGCCATCGGGGGTTTCGTAGTTTTCCAGCTTTTGGGCCATGTCGTTGAAGGCCGTGGCGACCCCAGCAAATTCCTGGTAGGCGGGCACGGGCAGGCGCTGGCTGTAATCGCCGGCCGCCAAGCGGCGAATGCCGGCGGTGAGCTCTTCCACCGGCTTCGTCACGTAGTCGGGAAACGAGAAGATGAACGAAAATGTAGCCAGGATGCCCAACGCCGCTAGCAAGCCCAGCGTGGTGATGGTGCGGTTGGCAATTTGCCGGGTGCGCTGGCTTTGCTGCTCGATGGCGTGCAGGTTCAGGGCCGCCACGCGGGCCGACTGGCGGCGTAGCTGTTGGTAGGCAACCTGCGCCACCGCCGAAGCCGGGGCCGCTGCCACCAGCTGCCGGAAACCGGTGGCCAGCGAATCGGCCAGCGGCCCCTCCCCGGGCTCGGTAATGTTGCGCTGCTCAGCCATCAGAGACTGCTCAAATGCCAGGCGTGCCCGAGCGGCGGCCGGATTTGCATTAGCACCGGCGCTCAGGCGGGCGTCACGCAGGTCGGCCAACGCGTCGGCCAGCTCCCGGGCATAGGCCACCGAGCGATAGTTGTTGCGCAGCGTAGCCTCAGCGCTGCGCGAAATCTGGTACAGAAAATACGTCCCAACCCCGCTCAGCAGCAGGATTATCAGGAACAGAAAGCCCAGACCGAGCGTGAGCTTGGATTTGATGGTGGCTTGCATGGCAATGAGGGATTAAAGGGTAGAATTAGTAAAGTGAGTAGGGCGTGCTGAGCTTGTCGAAGCAGCTCTACCACTTCGCCGAGCCCGTTGGATTACTTGCGCGGGAGAGCTGCTTCGACAAGCTCAGCACGCCCATTTTTTTGGCGCTACCCGGCCACCGGCAGGGTAAAGTGAAACGTGCTGCCGCTGCCCAGCTCGCTTTCGACCCACAGCCGCCCGCCCTGCGTGGTGATGAACTCGCGGGCAATGCTCAGGCCCAGGCCCGAGCCGCCGCGGTAGCCAGCCTTGTCGGGCAGTTGGGCGAAGCGCTGGAAGATTTTGTCGTGGTGCTCGGCCGCAATGCCCGGCCCGCGGTCCTGCACGCTCACCTGCACGAAGGTACCCGCCACGGCGGCGCGCACGGTTAGGCATTCGCCGCGGGGCGAGTAGCGGATGGCGTTGGCCAGCAGGTTGATGAGCACCCAGGTGGTTTTCTCCACGTCGGCGCGCACGGTGGGCAGGTCCGGGGCTAGTTGCAGGTCAAGGCGCAACTGCTTGTCGTCGAGTTGGGGCTGCACGGTGGCGGTGGCGAAGCCCATTACTTCGGCCAGGGGGGTAGGGCGCACTTCGAGCTGGATGCCCGTGCCGGCATCGAGGCGCGAGACGTCGAGCAGCTCGCCTACCATGCGCTGCAGGCGCTGCGTTTCCTGGCGGATGTGGCCCGTGATGCGCTGCCGCTCGTCGGCGGGCAGGCGCTCGTCCTGCAGCAGCTTGGTGTTGAGGTTGATGCTGGACAGCGGCGTCTTCAACTCGTGCGACACCGTAGCTAGGAAATTCGACTTCACTTGGTCGAGCTTCTTGTAGTCCGATACGTTGCGCAGGGTTAGAATTTGGCCCACGAATTCGTTCTTGTTCAGCGCTTCGTTGAACGAAACCAGCTCCTGCACCGCGAGGCGGTAGTATGCTTCCTCGCCTTGCTGCACAATGCGCAGCAGCGGGGCATCGGCCACGGCCTGCTCGCGGCGAGCCGCCTGCACCTCCAGCGGGCGCAGGATTTCCTGCATTAGGTCGTTTTCCTGCGCCACGGCGGCGGCGGACTGGCCCACGAGCTGCTCCACCGGCCGACTGAGCAGGGCACAGGCCACCGGGTTGGCCAGGATGATGCAGCGGTGCTCATCCAATAACAGCAGGCCTTCATCGAGCCCGCTCACGATGCTGGCCGCCCGGTTGCGCTCGGTTATCAGTTCCGCCAGCGTCGAGCTGCGGTACTCCTGCAGCTGCACCAGCATCTGGTTGAAGGCCCGGGCCACCCGCCCGTATTCGTTGCTGTGCTCAATGGGAATGGTGGCCGTGAAGTTGTTGTCCGTGGCGTGCTCCAGGCTCTGGGTGAGCTTGCGCAGGGGCCCCACGGCGGCTTCGGGCACGCTCAGCACAAACATCAGGCCCAGCAGCAGGCTCATCACCACAAAGGCCACCAGGTAGCGCCCGGCCTGGGTGGCGTTCACGTTGGCCAGCTCGTTTTTGCGGGTCAGGGCGGCGGTGTTCAGGGCCACCATGCGGTAGGTTTGCCGGCGCAGCAGGTCCAGCGTGGGGGCGCGGGCGGCGGCGGGGGCCCCGGCATCGAGCAGGCGCTGGAAATCCGACTGGTTCTGAATCAAGCTGTCCACTAGCTCCTTTTCGCCCGTCTCCGTGATGTTGCCGGCCTCGCGCACTAGGCTTTGGCGGAAGCGCGGTAGGCCCGTGGGCACGTTGGGCGTGGTTTCCATCTGGTCGAGGGCCCGTTGCATCTGCTGGCCCAGCTCCACGGAGTAGAAGTTCTCCTTGAGCACGTCGCGCGAGCCGCGGTCCAGCCGGTGCACGGTGTAGTAGGCGTAGCCGCCCAAGCCCAGCAGCAAAGCCAGCATCGCCACGAAGCCGAGCGTAATAAGGGTTTTTAGGTTCACGTCGGGTTGCGCTCAGCGCTCAATAGGTTACTAAGTAGATGTCGAGGTCGGTGCGGTCCTGCGCCACGGCCCGGAGGAGGTCATTGGTCACCCCGCGTCGGGAGAATTGCTCCCACAACCCTTTTTCGCCCGTGACGCCGCAGACGAGCAGGGTAGCGTTTTTCTCGGCCGCTACCCGCCGGATGGCCCCCACGATGTCGTCGTCCTTCACGCGCAGGATTTGGGCCCCCAGCTCGGTGGCCAGTTGGAGGTTGTTGAGGAGGTGGCGCTGCGCGGCCAGCCCGATGCGGTCGGCGCTCTCGCGGCCGGTTTGCACGTACAGCACGTACCAGGCGGCGGCCCCGAAGCGGTCGGCCAGGCGCGAGGTCTTGCGGATGATTTCCTTGGCCGCCGCGTCGTTGGAGTTGATGCAGGCCAGCAGGCGGTCGTCGTTGCGGCGGCTGGGCAGCACGGAGGGGGCCCCGCCGCCGCTGGTCTCCACCTGGTGGCCCAGCAGCTGGGCCACTTCGCGCACGGCCAGGCGCCGCAGCTGCAGCAGGTTTTCGGCCTGGAAGAAGTTGGCCAGCGCCGTGGGCACCTTGGCCGCGTCGTAAATCTTGCCTTCCTCCAGGCGGGCGCGCAGCTCGCCCACGGTCAGGTCCACGTTCACCACCTCGTCGGCCAGCTTGAGGAGCCGGTCGGGGACGCGCTCGGTCACGTCGGTGCCGGTGATTTTCAGCACCTGGTCGTGCAGGCTTTCCAGGTGCTGCACGTTCACGGCCGTTATCACCGAAATGCCTTTCTGCACCAACTCCTCCACGTCTTGCCAGCGCTTTTCGTGGCGCGAGCCGGGCACGTTGGAGTGGGCCAGCTCGTCCACAATCACCACCTGCGGGCGCTGCTTCTCGATGGCGTCGAGGTCCATCTCGGCCAGGGCCCGGCCCTTGTAGAACACGTGCTTGCGGGGCAGCAGCGGCACGCCGCGCAGCTCGGCCTCGGTGCCGGCGCGGCCGTGGGTTTCCACGTAGCCCAGCAGCACGTGCACGCCGTGCTGGTGCAGCTCGTGCGCCTCTTGCAGCATGCGGAAGGTTTTGCCCACGCCGGCGGCCAGGCCCAGGTAAATCTTGAGCGTGCCGCGCCGCTTGCCCTGCACGAGGCGCAGGAACCGCTCGGCGGAAGAGTCGCGTTGGTCTTGCTCAAGCTCGGTCACGGGGCAGGTTGGCTAGAAGGTTAGGCCAAGCAGCACGGTTACGGCAGCGTTGGT
This genomic stretch from Hymenobacter sp. PAMC 26628 harbors:
- a CDS encoding outer membrane beta-barrel protein; amino-acid sequence: MKAVITGALLLGATLASGQASPIGTGGGNPPSPTASDTARTANGRALPQPLPALPFPSGEWIGPVIGAPDRTSVYPLQKALGGQASSRYRVYGWVNPSFSASTSKNSNIPVAYNIQPNKLVLDQAVLRFERPMNTVQTDHVDWGFRSTFMYGIDYRYTLAKGLVSDPLLKKNNLYGFDPIEQYVTLYVPKVAQGLTLRVGRYISPPDIEAQLAPDNYLFSHSLTFSYDPFTFTGALAALRLSPQVTVELGAHAGNELVPWSESAKLNGQAFVRWVARNNNNSVFGGINSLGEGSYSKDHDNVQMVVATWGHRFGPRVHMMTEAYYLWQYDALAGGTVIDGPDQPWAGSGAGALIPGRSNSVAAVNYLQVLLSPTSYLSVRNDVLNDIDGQRTGNKTVYSSHTIGYIKHFAGGLFTFRPEVRYDHAYADGLRAYDKGTRRDQLIGALDLIAHF
- the kdpA gene encoding potassium-transporting ATPase subunit KdpA, producing the protein MLLNIFTAALLFGLAVLLAWPLGCYMARVYAGERTWLHFLTPLERGFYRLARLNPEQGMTWQRYTLALLGVNAVWLVWAVLVLLVQDKLPFWNPDHIPAMSFPQALHTGVSFLTSTNAQHYSGETGASYFAQMAVFTFLQFVSAGTSLAAGIAVVRALGGRESTNVGNFYQDLVRSCVLILLPLCLVFSVLFLLTGVPMTFEGAAAYTSLEGAAGTVARGPVAALLAIKELGSNGAGFFGPNCAHPFETPNFAAFALHHVAVLLTPMAFVFMLGYYLRQPRFARMVFGVMTAGLLLLLVPAVAAEMHGTPFLNALGLDPAAAGNLEGKEIRFGVFHTAFYNAFNMAIPAGTLAGAQDSFAPLAGAPFMLLMQIDAFFGGLGTGFLNFLIYLVIAAFVGSLMVGRTPELLGKKVEAREMQLATLVAVAQPVVVLACTAVAAWVYQRTPDAANSLKWLGNPGSHGFTAMLYEFVSAAAGNGSGYGSLGSNTPFWNLVPCLAMLSGRFVPIIGALVLGAGLRAKPYTPPSVGGIRLESFTFAVLLVVVIGILGALLFFPALALGPLAEFFANR
- a CDS encoding histidine kinase; translated protein: MTELEQDQRDSSAERFLRLVQGKRRGTLKIYLGLAAGVGKTFRMLQEAHELHQHGVHVLLGYVETHGRAGTEAELRGVPLLPRKHVFYKGRALAEMDLDAIEKQRPQVVIVDELAHSNVPGSRHEKRWQDVEELVQKGISVITAVNVQHLESLHDQVLKITGTDVTERVPDRLLKLADEVVNVDLTVGELRARLEEGKIYDAAKVPTALANFFQAENLLQLRRLAVREVAQLLGHQVETSGGGAPSVLPSRRNDDRLLACINSNDAAAKEIIRKTSRLADRFGAAAWYVLYVQTGRESADRIGLAAQRHLLNNLQLATELGAQILRVKDDDIVGAIRRVAAEKNATLLVCGVTGEKGLWEQFSRRGVTNDLLRAVAQDRTDLDIYLVTY
- a CDS encoding cation:proton antiporter; its protein translation is MELYSTFSLLLVVAAFFAYLNHRFLRLPPTIGLMALTLLSSLGLVGLGRLGVPAVLRVVEMVRTIDFHTVLMQYMLSFLLFSGAMQLDTRSLGRQRTPVVLLATLGTLISTLMVACGLYLVLPLFRLPLDFIYCLLFGSLISPTDPVAVLGILTKAGLPKALETEIVGESLFNDGVGVVLFATVLSVAVAGPAAFDPVQALALLLREAAGGLGLGALLGYAGFRLLRNVNNYKVEVLLTLAIVTGGSALAARLHTSGPLAMVVAGLIVGSQQGRRAMSDETEDYVDKFWELIDMVLNALLFVLMGLEMLVLRISGQYVAAGLAVVALVLLARLVSVSIPLSFLRRRRAFSEFSLAMLTWGGLRGGISVALALSLPPTMPRELLVGITYVVVVFSILGQGLTIGPLATRLQRGLSKQQ
- a CDS encoding sensor histidine kinase, which codes for MNLKTLITLGFVAMLALLLGLGGYAYYTVHRLDRGSRDVLKENFYSVELGQQMQRALDQMETTPNVPTGLPRFRQSLVREAGNITETGEKELVDSLIQNQSDFQRLLDAGAPAAARAPTLDLLRRQTYRMVALNTAALTRKNELANVNATQAGRYLVAFVVMSLLLGLMFVLSVPEAAVGPLRKLTQSLEHATDNNFTATIPIEHSNEYGRVARAFNQMLVQLQEYRSSTLAELITERNRAASIVSGLDEGLLLLDEHRCIILANPVACALLSRPVEQLVGQSAAAVAQENDLMQEILRPLEVQAARREQAVADAPLLRIVQQGEEAYYRLAVQELVSFNEALNKNEFVGQILTLRNVSDYKKLDQVKSNFLATVSHELKTPLSSINLNTKLLQDERLPADERQRITGHIRQETQRLQRMVGELLDVSRLDAGTGIQLEVRPTPLAEVMGFATATVQPQLDDKQLRLDLQLAPDLPTVRADVEKTTWVLINLLANAIRYSPRGECLTVRAAVAGTFVQVSVQDRGPGIAAEHHDKIFQRFAQLPDKAGYRGGSGLGLSIAREFITTQGGRLWVESELGSGSTFHFTLPVAG
- the kdpC gene encoding potassium-transporting ATPase subunit KdpC, whose translation is MIHLLRPVLLSGLLLLTFGFVFPGVLWAIGRLVPGTAAGSPVVVRGRVVGFERIGQKFTQARYFHGRPSAVDYNAAATGASNAGPSNPDFQAAVRARLDTLLRQNPVLHRGQVPTELVTASASGIDPDLSPAGAYAQVARVAAARKLPPAEVKTLVDALVEQPWLGFMGPAHVNVIRLNLAMDAQRP
- a CDS encoding HAMP domain-containing protein, producing MQATIKSKLTLGLGFLFLIILLLSGVGTYFLYQISRSAEATLRNNYRSVAYARELADALADLRDARLSAGANANPAAARARLAFEQSLMAEQRNITEPGEGPLADSLATGFRQLVAAAPASAVAQVAYQQLRRQSARVAALNLHAIEQQSQRTRQIANRTITTLGLLAALGILATFSFIFSFPDYVTKPVEELTAGIRRLAAGDYSQRLPVPAYQEFAGVATAFNDMAQKLENYETPDGTPRLETDGALERTTVHRRPGAAAAPAPNADGRPGV